One segment of Streptosporangium brasiliense DNA contains the following:
- the gndA gene encoding NADP-dependent phosphogluconate dehydrogenase, translating to MAEAKIGVTGLAVMGANLARNLARHGHTVAVHNRSQSRTKALIEEHGDEGAFVACETPEEFVAALERPRRIIIMVKAGAPTDAVIEEFAPLLEPGDMLVDGGNAHFLDTRRREAALRERGIHFVGAGVSGGEEGALLGPSIMPGGSRESYEALGPLLEDIAAKVDGVPCCTHIGPDGAGHFVKMVHNGIEYADMQLIAEAYDLLRQGLGLSPAELADVFEEWNKGELSSYLIEITAEVLRQVDAATGRPLVDVIADRAEQKGTGRWTVQIALDLGVPVSGIAEAVFARSVSGHAELRQAARGLPGPSGAPAGPVGEGFAEDVRRALYASKIIAYAQGFDQIRAGSAEYGWDVDPGALATIWRGGCIIRAVFLDRIREAYEQETPPVTLLTAPLFAEALGLAQESWRRVVAKAAELGIPAPGFSTALAYYDSLRAERLPAALIQGQRDFFGAHTYQRVDREGSFHTLWSGDRSEVGA from the coding sequence ATGGCTGAGGCAAAGATCGGCGTGACCGGGCTGGCGGTAATGGGGGCTAACCTCGCCCGCAACCTGGCCAGGCATGGGCACACGGTAGCCGTCCACAACAGGTCGCAGTCCAGGACCAAGGCACTGATCGAAGAGCACGGAGACGAGGGCGCGTTCGTCGCCTGCGAGACTCCGGAGGAGTTCGTCGCGGCGCTTGAGCGCCCTCGGCGCATCATCATCATGGTCAAGGCCGGCGCGCCGACCGACGCGGTGATCGAGGAGTTCGCCCCCCTGCTGGAGCCGGGCGACATGCTCGTGGACGGCGGGAACGCGCACTTCCTCGACACCCGCCGGCGGGAGGCGGCACTGCGCGAGCGGGGCATCCACTTCGTCGGGGCCGGGGTGTCCGGCGGCGAGGAGGGCGCGCTGCTGGGACCGAGCATCATGCCGGGCGGTTCCCGGGAGTCCTACGAGGCGCTGGGCCCGCTCCTGGAGGACATCGCCGCGAAGGTGGACGGCGTGCCCTGCTGCACGCACATCGGCCCCGACGGCGCCGGACATTTCGTCAAGATGGTGCACAACGGTATCGAGTACGCCGATATGCAGCTCATCGCCGAGGCCTACGACCTGCTCAGGCAGGGGCTCGGCCTGAGCCCCGCGGAGCTGGCGGACGTCTTCGAGGAGTGGAACAAGGGGGAGCTGTCCTCCTACCTCATCGAGATCACCGCCGAGGTCCTCAGGCAGGTCGACGCCGCCACCGGCAGGCCGCTCGTGGACGTCATCGCCGACCGGGCCGAGCAGAAGGGCACCGGCCGGTGGACCGTCCAGATCGCGCTGGACCTGGGGGTCCCGGTGAGCGGCATCGCCGAGGCGGTGTTCGCCCGCTCGGTCTCCGGTCACGCGGAGCTGCGGCAGGCCGCGCGCGGCCTGCCCGGCCCCTCGGGGGCGCCGGCCGGGCCGGTCGGCGAGGGTTTCGCGGAGGACGTGCGGCGGGCGCTGTACGCATCGAAGATCATCGCGTACGCGCAGGGGTTCGACCAGATCAGGGCGGGCAGCGCGGAGTACGGCTGGGACGTCGACCCGGGCGCGCTGGCCACGATCTGGCGGGGTGGCTGCATCATCCGGGCGGTCTTCCTCGACCGCATCCGCGAGGCCTACGAGCAGGAGACCCCGCCGGTGACCCTGCTGACCGCCCCCCTGTTCGCCGAGGCCCTGGGCCTGGCCCAGGAGTCCTGGCGGCGGGTGGTGGCGAAGGCGGCGGAGCTGGGCATCCCGGCGCCCGGTTTCTCGACCGCGCTGGCCTACTACGACTCCCTGCGGGCCGAGCGCCTGCCCGCGGCCCTGATCCAGGGGCAGCGGGACTTCTTCGGCGCGCACACCTACCAGCGGGTGGACCGGGAGGGCTCCTTCCACACCCTCTGGTCCGGTGACCGCTCGGAGGTCGGGGCCTGA
- a CDS encoding serine/threonine-protein kinase has product MAGSSAVAVPGYEVSGVLGQGGFGIVYRARQLAVDREVALKVDNRVLVSERDRRRFMREVTSAGALSGHPHVAHVYDAGVLPDGRPYMVLELCPGGSLLDRMRAEGRLAPAEVADIGIRIADALAAAHAAGVLHRDIKPANILINRYGNVVLSDFGLATMPSAGGEASVTRDSLTPAYAPPEAFELSEPAAAGDVYSLAATLYALLSGRPPRFPESGVANIAVIMALHRLPVPDIPGVPLELTALLRQAMASDPAQRTPSVAALRDALTDLRLDRGAQAPRPVAPPSVSSAAGPAVGPSPTPPSGRSGPFASGHSGPFTGSPAPYGAPTAQPVRGGEPVRAHLTSPGLRGVTDTQAPAAVGGAATGGSNFRVFAAVAAAFTILLLAGVGLMFLENRDPDPPAGQQTGADSRPAGTEGVGQVATVTAGCPAAAVPGARAACVKEAECWGGIVSISGDSTAKRIGCEESHSWETFAIAPLPTDSLTYDTSALEKHPSVKKVCATQVMLASRHGDARTAAPAGKWQSTVLPPSKEQFGLGVRTYRCLGGVLGSEAPGTFFRP; this is encoded by the coding sequence GTGGCCGGATCGAGTGCCGTGGCGGTGCCGGGCTACGAGGTGTCCGGCGTCCTCGGTCAAGGTGGTTTCGGGATCGTCTACCGGGCCCGGCAGCTGGCCGTGGACCGCGAGGTCGCGCTCAAGGTCGACAACCGGGTGCTGGTCTCGGAGCGGGACAGGCGCCGCTTCATGCGTGAGGTCACCTCGGCGGGCGCCCTCTCCGGGCATCCGCATGTCGCCCACGTCTACGACGCCGGAGTGCTGCCCGACGGCCGGCCGTACATGGTGCTGGAGCTGTGCCCCGGCGGGTCGCTGCTGGACCGGATGCGGGCCGAGGGGCGGCTGGCGCCGGCCGAGGTGGCCGACATCGGCATCCGCATCGCGGACGCGCTGGCGGCCGCGCATGCCGCGGGGGTGCTGCACCGCGACATCAAGCCCGCCAACATCCTGATCAACCGGTACGGCAACGTGGTGCTCTCCGACTTCGGCCTGGCCACCATGCCGTCCGCGGGCGGTGAGGCGTCGGTGACCCGCGATTCGCTCACCCCCGCCTACGCCCCGCCCGAGGCGTTCGAGCTGAGCGAGCCCGCCGCCGCCGGAGACGTCTACTCCCTGGCCGCGACGCTCTACGCGCTGCTGTCGGGCCGCCCGCCGAGGTTCCCGGAGAGCGGCGTGGCCAACATAGCCGTCATCATGGCCCTGCACCGGCTGCCCGTCCCGGACATCCCGGGCGTGCCGCTGGAGCTCACCGCGCTGCTCCGGCAGGCCATGGCCAGCGATCCGGCCCAGCGCACCCCCTCGGTGGCGGCGCTGCGGGACGCCCTCACCGACCTGCGTCTGGACCGCGGTGCCCAGGCACCCCGACCGGTCGCCCCGCCCTCCGTCTCCTCCGCCGCCGGCCCCGCCGTGGGCCCCTCCCCCACTCCTCCTTCGGGGCGCTCGGGGCCTTTCGCCTCGGGGCACTCGGGGCCTTTCACCGGGTCGCCCGCGCCGTACGGCGCGCCGACCGCCCAGCCCGTGCGGGGCGGGGAGCCGGTGCGCGCGCACCTGACCTCGCCGGGCCTGCGCGGTGTGACGGACACCCAGGCCCCCGCCGCGGTGGGCGGCGCGGCCACCGGCGGGTCGAACTTCCGGGTGTTCGCCGCGGTGGCCGCGGCCTTCACGATCCTGCTGCTGGCCGGGGTGGGGCTGATGTTCCTGGAGAACCGCGATCCGGACCCGCCCGCCGGTCAGCAGACCGGCGCCGACAGCCGACCGGCCGGCACGGAGGGAGTCGGGCAGGTCGCCACGGTCACAGCCGGCTGCCCGGCCGCGGCGGTGCCCGGCGCGCGGGCGGCCTGCGTGAAGGAGGCCGAGTGCTGGGGCGGGATCGTCAGCATCTCGGGCGACTCGACGGCCAAGCGGATCGGCTGCGAGGAGTCCCATTCCTGGGAGACCTTCGCGATCGCCCCTCTGCCGACGGACTCCCTCACCTACGACACCTCCGCTCTGGAGAAACACCCGTCGGTGAAGAAGGTGTGCGCGACGCAGGTGATGCTGGCCTCCCGGCACGGTGACGCCCGCACCGCCGCGCCCGCCGGCAAGTGGCAGAGCACGGTCCTGCCGCCGTCGAAGGAGCAGTTCGGCCTGGGCGTGCGGACCTACCGCTGCCTGGGAGGCGTGCTGGGTTCGGAGGCTCCCGGCACCTTCTTCCGTCCCTGA